The Juglans microcarpa x Juglans regia isolate MS1-56 chromosome 2S, Jm3101_v1.0, whole genome shotgun sequence genome has a window encoding:
- the LOC121251446 gene encoding transcription factor bHLH162-like, giving the protein MGVSVVNLAEKQMDHQRSQSSSTKVERRIIEKNRRNQMKVLYSRLNSLLPNPDSKEAVHSLPDQIDEAINYITSLETKLKKSKEKKESLMGRKKRPYTCTNFEETAGLKSPKIEIRETGSTLEIVLITGLDNQFIFYEMIHILHGEQAEVLNASFSTSGDSVLHVVHAEIVGCSFDFGAAKVTERLKRLVYGSTSDVELSPDLWDFPINSEAWGF; this is encoded by the exons ATGGGAGTCTCGGTCGTTAACTTAGCAGAAAAACAAATGGATCATCAGCGAAGTCAATCCTCTTCAACAAAAGTAGAAAGAAGAATCATAGAGAAGAACAGGAGAAATCAGATGAAAGTACTCTACTCCAGGCTCAATTCTCTCCTCCCAAACCCCGACTCCAAG GAGGCAGTACACTCACTTCCTGATCAAATAGATGAAGCAATAAACTACATCACAAGCCTAGAGACAAAGCTGAAGAAATCCAAGGAGAAGAAAGAGAGCTTAATGGGCAGGAAAAAAAGACCGTATACATGCACAAATTTCGAAGAAACAGCAGGTCTAAAATCGCCGAAAATCGAAATCCGAGAAACCGGTTCCACGCTAGAGATCGTTTTGATAACTGGGCTGGATAATCAGTTCATCTTCTATGAGATGATTCACATTCTTCATGGAGAACAAGCGGAGGTCTTGAATGCCAGCTTTTCGACTTCTGGGGACTCAGTTCTGCATGTAGTACACGCAGAG ATTGTCGGATGTTCTTTCGATTTTGGAGCTGCAAAAGTGACGGAGAGGCTCAAGAGACTAGTTTACGGATCCACCAGTGATGTAGAATTATCACCAGACCTGTGGGACTTTCCTATAAATTCTGAGGCTTGGGGTTTCTGA